The DNA window GGACCTCGCTTCCTccagctcaagctcaagctgtCGGATACGCTCGCTCTGGTCCTGAGAGCCAGTGCTGACCTTGCGCTTGAGCGCTTCAACCTCAGCGGTCAAGAGGCCGATCTGCTTGGTCTGGCCCTCGAGCAGCTGCTTGATCTCGGCGAAGGAAGAGTCGCTAGTGATAGTagtagaggaagaagaggctaCGGGAGCCGAGAATGCGGGAGTAGTAGGAGTCTTGACTGGCGAGGAAGGCTTCGCGACTGCAGGGGTGAAAGAAGAAGTCGTTTGCGATTGAGCAGGAGGCGTGAACTTGGCTGCAGGAACGGCTTGGCGTTGAGCAGGTCGCGAAACCTCCTCGAAGCTTGAAGCATCgtcgtcctcttcttcctcctcctcctgcttgTCCTGGTATCTGGAGGCCATGGCGGAAATTGATCCCTTCTGCTCGTTCATGGTAGGAGGGGGAGATCGGAGAGCGGGTGCTGGCTTGAACTCTTCTCTCTTGGGTTCCTCCTTGGGAGCAGGCTTCTCAGCGACGGGGGTGGGGGCAGCAGGAGCCTTGTAGTCGGATGCAACCTCCTTGGGGGCAGTACCGTCGTAGACGCTCTCGAGGTCAATCTTGTTAGGGACTGCAGTCTTGCCATCGAACCACTCCCTAGCAGTGGCGGCAGGCTTAGTTCCAACAGCAGGGGGGAAGATATCAGCCTGGAAGGTCTCGGCACGTCGTGGGACAGTGAACGAGATGGGTTCGATGTAAGAGTCGTTGACGGTCTTGTAGGCCCTCATGACCTCATTCTCATGAGTCTAGATCTGTTAGTAAACGTCACACACACACTTGGGCCTTTGGGAAACCATACGTTAATGCCTCGTCTGGGCATAAAGGCCATACCGCGCTGAGGGTCGGCCGACTTGTACTCGCTGAGGAACTCAAATTTGTCATTCTCGTACTCAAAGTATCGAATGTTACCGT is part of the Fusarium poae strain DAOMC 252244 chromosome 4, whole genome shotgun sequence genome and encodes:
- a CDS encoding hypothetical protein (BUSCO:16430at5125) translates to MAGRFVRASKYRHVFGKSTRKEFCYDNLHISRNAWDTNLIKVNPEYLSVNWDASGGGAFAVIPLNERGKAPDQIPLFRGHTAAVLDTDWNPFHDNIIASASDDGKVFIWEVPKDFTLLTDAEEITDVTPVSKLAGHPRKVGQVLFNPAAENILASASGDFTIKLWDVNTGQSPLTLKHNDIVQSLTWNASGSMLATTSRDKKIRVWDVRQEKPVHEGPGHGGAKNSRAVWLGEHNRFATTGFSRMSERQIALWEPGRTEPIGGFTMLDSISGVCMPFWDDGSNCLYLAGKGDGNIRYFEYENDKFEFLSEYKSADPQRGMAFMPRRGINTHENEVMRAYKTVNDSYIEPISFTVPRRAETFQADIFPPAVGTKPAATAREWFDGKTAVPNKIDLESVYDGTAPKEVASDYKAPAAPTPVAEKPAPKEEPKREEFKPAPALRSPPPTMNEQKGSISAMASRYQDKQEEEEEEDDDASSFEEVSRPAQRQAVPAAKFTPPAQSQTTSSFTPAVAKPSSPVKTPTTPAFSAPVASSSSTTITSDSSFAEIKQLLEGQTKQIGLLTAEVEALKRKVSTGSQDQSERIRQLELELEEARS